Proteins from one Thermostichus vulcanus str. 'Rupite' genomic window:
- a CDS encoding DUF2808 domain-containing protein, translated as MDYDVVARGVNQGSCLWILFEGAEVFWRTEVSVLGAGERSHGVPTGMKLLLAGLLLGGLGSLVIPRSVEAQSGLVITGSEGVPVLSYRLDFRGIRGRLERYRLTIPPQDLAVAEVQINGDRNFDARIDPENVRLEVEGNPVELDEVYWNEEFRSLEVVARQPIAAGQEMRLVLSNVRNPSAAGIYRVEARVRGTEPNPLFRNVGNWLITIDDPERIGF; from the coding sequence ATGGACTACGATGTTGTCGCCCGTGGTGTCAACCAGGGGTCGTGTCTGTGGATTTTGTTTGAAGGTGCTGAAGTGTTTTGGCGAACGGAGGTTTCGGTGTTGGGAGCAGGAGAGCGTTCGCATGGAGTTCCTACGGGGATGAAGCTGCTGTTGGCAGGATTACTGCTGGGGGGGCTGGGATCCCTGGTGATACCCCGCTCTGTAGAGGCACAGTCAGGCTTGGTGATCACCGGCAGCGAAGGGGTACCTGTCCTCAGCTATCGGCTCGATTTTCGCGGTATTCGCGGACGGTTAGAGCGCTACCGTCTGACGATTCCCCCTCAGGATCTGGCGGTGGCAGAAGTGCAGATCAATGGGGATAGAAATTTTGATGCCCGTATCGATCCCGAAAATGTGCGATTGGAGGTGGAGGGCAACCCGGTGGAGCTCGATGAGGTGTACTGGAACGAAGAATTTCGCTCTTTGGAGGTGGTAGCTCGTCAACCGATTGCGGCTGGACAAGAGATGCGATTGGTTCTTTCCAATGTCCGCAACCCTAGTGCTGCCGGGATCTATCGGGTGGAGGCGCGGGTGCGCGGCACAGAACCAAACCCCCTCTTCCGTAATGTCGGCAACTGGTTGATCACCATCGATGATCCGGAGCGGATCGGGTTCTAG
- a CDS encoding cation-translocating P-type ATPase: MPSSAPAPLTLPTLNWHTLSELEVIQQITGTSGSLATLSETGLSPALVKERQEQYGPNELKAKAATPAWMRFLLQFNQSLLYILMVAGTIKAFLGSWRNAIVIWGVVLINAIIGYIQEAKAEEAISALAQSVTTEATVIRGGQKLKVPSRELVPGDVVLLASGDKVPADLRLLSVRNLQVDESALTGESVPVEKQTGSLPEDTPLADRQNMAYAGSFVTFGQGMGLVVAIGNDTQTGRISGLIEKGGSLETPLTRKFEQFSLMLLKIILTLAGVTFAVGLVQGQEAVTMFEAAVALAVSAIPEGLPAVVTVTLAIGVSRMAQRHAIIRKLPAVETLGSATVICSDKTGTLTENQMTVQAIYAGGELYRVTGTGYSPQGQILQPETATAVHPQSLPGLQACLLTGCLCNDTRLKLKDNGQLEVVGDPTEAALIVVGQKVAMEVEELQRRYPRLDSIPFESQFQYMASLHRLGPDEHCIYVKGSLEALLKRCQTELGSQGDIQPIEGDRIWQQADYLARQGLRVLAFAQKIVPPTQETLDHKDIESGLTFLGLQGMIDPPRQEAIAAVRSCQSAGIQVKMITGDHVLTAQAIAEQMGLGAGQAVQAYSGRDLEQLSPEEFVEAANQGSVFARVIPEQKLRLVEALQSRGQIVAMTGDGVNDAPALKQADVGIAMGRSGTEVAKAAADMILTDDNFASIEAAVEEGRTVYNNLLKAIAFILPVNGGESMTILLSVLLGRELPILAIQVLWLNMINSITMTVPLSFEPSTGREMTRPPRDPKANLLSPKLLQRILLVSVFNWILIFGIFEYIEQTTGNIDLARSMAIQALVMGRIFYLLSLSQAIPTLLGRGRASQLEQHERLMDTAAIAIGIGGAILLQILFSQWSLFNIIFDTAPLSWGQWGICLAVSLPMIVVSAVANRVDPN; this comes from the coding sequence ATGCCAAGCTCGGCCCCCGCTCCCCTGACTTTACCCACCCTCAATTGGCACACTTTGTCAGAACTGGAGGTCATCCAGCAAATCACCGGGACATCGGGATCCCTGGCCACCCTTTCGGAAACGGGCTTAAGCCCGGCGCTGGTGAAGGAGCGACAGGAACAGTACGGCCCCAATGAACTGAAGGCCAAGGCGGCAACTCCTGCCTGGATGCGGTTTTTACTGCAATTCAACCAGTCGCTCCTCTACATTCTGATGGTGGCGGGTACCATCAAAGCCTTCCTGGGATCCTGGCGTAACGCCATTGTGATTTGGGGGGTGGTGCTGATCAACGCCATCATCGGCTACATCCAAGAGGCGAAAGCGGAAGAAGCCATCTCAGCTCTGGCCCAGTCGGTGACGACAGAAGCAACCGTGATACGGGGAGGGCAAAAACTCAAGGTACCCTCGCGGGAGTTGGTGCCGGGGGATGTGGTGCTGTTGGCCTCGGGGGATAAAGTCCCTGCAGATCTGCGCCTGTTGAGTGTGCGCAATTTACAAGTGGATGAATCCGCCCTCACCGGCGAATCGGTACCAGTAGAAAAGCAGACGGGATCCCTACCGGAAGATACCCCCCTTGCTGATCGACAGAACATGGCCTATGCCGGTAGCTTCGTCACCTTTGGCCAGGGGATGGGCTTGGTGGTGGCCATTGGCAACGATACCCAAACGGGCCGCATCTCGGGGCTGATCGAAAAGGGGGGATCCCTGGAAACCCCCCTCACCCGCAAGTTTGAGCAATTTAGCCTGATGTTGCTCAAGATCATTCTCACCCTAGCTGGGGTCACCTTTGCAGTTGGGCTGGTGCAAGGGCAAGAGGCGGTGACCATGTTCGAGGCGGCGGTGGCCTTGGCGGTGAGTGCCATTCCCGAAGGCTTGCCAGCAGTGGTGACGGTAACCTTGGCGATTGGGGTCTCGCGGATGGCGCAACGACATGCCATCATTCGCAAACTGCCGGCTGTGGAAACCTTGGGCAGTGCCACCGTGATTTGTTCTGACAAAACCGGCACGCTCACCGAGAATCAAATGACGGTGCAGGCCATCTACGCTGGGGGCGAGCTGTATCGGGTGACAGGGACAGGCTACAGCCCGCAGGGCCAAATCCTCCAACCCGAGACCGCTACTGCGGTGCATCCACAATCTTTGCCTGGTCTACAGGCTTGTCTGCTGACCGGATGCCTGTGTAATGATACGCGGCTGAAACTCAAGGACAACGGCCAACTGGAGGTGGTGGGGGATCCCACAGAAGCGGCCCTGATCGTGGTGGGGCAAAAGGTGGCTATGGAAGTGGAAGAGCTGCAGCGGCGCTATCCCCGCCTCGATAGCATTCCCTTCGAGTCTCAGTTTCAATACATGGCCAGCCTCCATCGGCTCGGGCCAGATGAGCACTGTATTTACGTCAAGGGATCCCTGGAAGCGCTGCTAAAGCGCTGCCAAACGGAACTGGGTTCACAGGGAGACATCCAACCGATTGAGGGGGATCGAATTTGGCAACAGGCGGATTACCTGGCCCGTCAGGGATTGCGGGTCTTGGCCTTCGCTCAGAAGATCGTTCCTCCCACGCAGGAGACACTCGACCATAAGGACATCGAATCTGGCCTGACCTTTCTCGGGTTACAAGGGATGATCGATCCACCCCGGCAAGAGGCCATCGCCGCCGTTCGTTCCTGTCAGTCTGCCGGGATCCAAGTCAAGATGATTACCGGCGACCACGTTCTCACCGCCCAAGCAATTGCCGAACAGATGGGCTTGGGGGCAGGACAGGCGGTACAAGCCTACAGTGGCCGGGATCTGGAGCAGTTAAGCCCAGAAGAATTTGTGGAGGCAGCCAACCAGGGATCCGTCTTTGCGCGGGTGATCCCGGAACAAAAACTGCGCCTGGTGGAAGCGCTGCAATCGCGGGGGCAGATTGTCGCCATGACCGGAGATGGGGTTAATGATGCGCCCGCCCTGAAACAAGCAGATGTCGGTATTGCCATGGGGCGCAGCGGTACAGAGGTGGCCAAGGCGGCTGCCGACATGATTCTGACGGATGACAATTTTGCCTCCATCGAAGCGGCAGTGGAAGAGGGGCGCACCGTCTACAACAATCTCCTCAAAGCCATCGCCTTCATCCTGCCAGTGAATGGGGGGGAATCGATGACGATCCTGCTCAGCGTGCTCCTGGGCCGTGAGCTGCCGATTCTGGCCATTCAGGTGTTGTGGCTGAACATGATTAACTCCATCACCATGACGGTGCCCCTCTCCTTCGAGCCGAGTACAGGCCGCGAAATGACCCGTCCCCCCCGGGATCCGAAGGCCAATTTGCTCTCCCCCAAGCTGTTGCAACGGATTCTGTTGGTCTCAGTCTTCAACTGGATCCTCATTTTTGGCATCTTCGAGTACATCGAGCAAACGACCGGCAATATCGATCTCGCCCGTTCGATGGCTATTCAAGCCTTGGTGATGGGGCGAATCTTCTATTTGCTTAGTCTCAGCCAAGCCATTCCCACCCTGTTGGGCCGGGGGCGTGCCAGCCAGTTGGAACAACACGAACGCCTTATGGATACAGCCGCCATCGCCATTGGCATTGGGGGGGCAATCCTGCTCCAGATCCTGTTCAGCCAATGGAGCCTGTTTAACATCATCTTCGACACCGCACCGCTGTCTTGGGGGCAATGGGGCATTTGCCTGGCGGTGAGCTTGCCGATGATCGTTGTCTCAGCGGTGGCCAATCGCGTGGATCCCAATTAA
- a CDS encoding alkene reductase, which yields MVTPDLFTPFQMGAVPLPNRIVMAALTRCRAGAGNVPTSLNALYYSQRASAGLIIAEATQVSPQGVGYPRTPGIYSDAQVAGWQQVTTAVHQAGGRIFLQLWHVGRLSHPLLQEQGQLPVAPSAIAATGHVTLADGSQHPYVTPRPLETEEIAQLILDFRKGAENARRAGFDGIELHAAFGYLFDQFLQDNSNHRTDLYGGSLENRARFLLEVTEAVIGVWGAGRVGIKLSPSNTYHNMADSDPIRTFSYVVEQLNHFPLSHLQIMETGESDLRHGGTLIPTAIFRPLYRGNLMVNGGYDYEKANQVLARQGADLVSFGRLFIANPDLPQRFAQGSQLNPVDRSTYYTEGPKGYIDYPTLNPTKAAAAFGA from the coding sequence ATGGTCACCCCCGATCTGTTTACTCCCTTCCAGATGGGAGCCGTACCGTTGCCCAACCGCATCGTCATGGCGGCCCTGACACGCTGCCGAGCGGGAGCAGGCAATGTTCCCACTTCCTTGAACGCCCTCTACTACAGTCAACGGGCTAGTGCCGGACTGATCATTGCCGAGGCCACTCAAGTGTCTCCCCAAGGGGTAGGGTATCCTCGCACACCCGGTATTTACAGCGATGCCCAGGTGGCAGGGTGGCAACAGGTGACCACAGCAGTCCATCAAGCGGGGGGACGCATCTTTTTGCAACTGTGGCATGTGGGACGGCTGTCGCACCCTCTGTTGCAAGAACAGGGTCAATTGCCCGTTGCTCCTTCAGCCATTGCCGCTACAGGCCATGTCACCTTGGCTGATGGCAGCCAGCATCCCTATGTCACCCCGCGCCCCTTAGAAACCGAAGAAATTGCCCAGCTTATCCTAGACTTCCGCAAAGGAGCCGAAAATGCCCGCCGGGCTGGGTTTGATGGCATTGAGCTTCATGCTGCTTTTGGCTATCTTTTCGACCAATTCCTGCAAGACAACAGCAATCACCGTACCGATCTGTATGGCGGTTCTTTGGAAAATCGGGCTCGCTTTCTGCTGGAAGTCACAGAGGCGGTGATTGGGGTTTGGGGCGCTGGACGAGTGGGAATTAAACTGTCTCCAAGCAACACCTACCACAACATGGCGGATTCCGATCCGATTCGCACCTTTAGCTACGTGGTTGAGCAACTGAACCACTTTCCGCTCTCCCATTTACAAATCATGGAGACCGGCGAATCGGATTTACGCCACGGAGGCACTCTGATCCCAACCGCGATCTTTCGCCCCCTCTATCGAGGCAATTTGATGGTGAATGGCGGCTATGACTACGAAAAAGCCAACCAGGTTCTGGCGCGTCAAGGGGCAGATCTCGTCTCGTTTGGGCGACTTTTTATTGCCAATCCCGATCTGCCACAACGCTTTGCCCAGGGATCCCAACTGAATCCTGTGGATCGATCCACCTACTACACGGAAGGGCCAAAGGGTTATATCGATTACCCAACCCTGAACCCAACAAAAGCAGCAGCGGCCTTCGGCGCTTGA
- the glgX gene encoding glycogen debranching protein GlgX, producing the protein MYVPLWPGEVYPLGARWDGRGTNFALYSENATAVELCLFDGEGHETRLPLTERDIFVWHGYIPGIAPGQRYGFRVHGPYDPQNGQRFNPNKLLIDPYAKAIDGLIGFGPEIFGYDWQAPEGDLSFSERDSAPLVPKAVVIDGSFDWQGDEPLRIPAHETIIYELHVKGFTQLHPEIPPNLRGTYAGLAHPAAISHLQRLGITAVELLPVHHFLSHPGHLVEKGLVNYWGYDSVNYFAPFSGYSASGSCGQQVREFKEMVKALHKAGIEVILDVVYNHTGEGNHLGPTLSFRGIDNAVYYRLVDGDPRYYMDFTGCGNSLNVRHPQVLKLIMDSLRYWVTEMHVDGFRFDLASALARELFAVDSLAAFFDIVHQDPTLSDVKLIAEPWDVGEGGYQVGNFPLRWSEWNGKYRDTVRDFWRGEDQTLAEFAYRFTGSSDLYQTNGRTPNASINFITAHDGFTLRDLVSYNDKHNEANGEDNRDGESHNRSWNCGVEGPTTDPEVLTLRKRQQRNFLVTLFLSQGVPMLLAGDEMGRSQQGNNNAYCQDNEISWINWDLPDENSSLLDFTRQLIFFRRQHPVFRRRKWFQGRSIRGVADITWFNPDGGEMTEEQWQVGFAKAIGIFLNGEGIVTPGPRGERILDDSFLLLFNAHYEPLEFVLPIGLQDRQWVLVIDTCKARFVEVGSHYEGDKPIQVQDRSILVLRRL; encoded by the coding sequence ATGTATGTTCCCCTCTGGCCTGGCGAGGTATACCCACTCGGAGCCCGTTGGGATGGCCGAGGTACTAACTTTGCCCTCTATTCCGAAAATGCCACTGCAGTGGAGTTGTGCCTGTTCGATGGGGAAGGCCATGAAACCCGCCTACCACTAACCGAACGGGATATTTTTGTCTGGCATGGCTACATCCCCGGCATCGCCCCTGGACAACGGTATGGCTTCCGTGTGCATGGACCCTATGATCCTCAAAATGGCCAGCGCTTCAATCCCAACAAGTTGCTCATTGACCCTTATGCCAAAGCTATTGATGGGTTGATCGGCTTTGGTCCAGAGATTTTTGGCTATGATTGGCAGGCGCCGGAAGGGGATCTAAGCTTTTCGGAGCGCGACAGCGCCCCTCTGGTGCCCAAAGCGGTGGTGATCGATGGCTCCTTTGACTGGCAAGGGGATGAGCCTTTGCGGATCCCGGCCCACGAGACGATCATCTACGAGCTGCATGTTAAGGGCTTTACCCAACTGCACCCAGAGATTCCCCCTAACCTGCGCGGCACCTACGCCGGACTGGCCCATCCTGCTGCCATTTCCCACCTACAACGGTTGGGTATTACGGCTGTAGAACTGTTGCCGGTTCATCACTTTCTCTCGCACCCCGGTCACTTGGTAGAAAAAGGGCTGGTGAATTACTGGGGCTACGACTCGGTCAATTACTTTGCGCCCTTCAGCGGCTACAGCGCCAGTGGTTCCTGTGGCCAACAGGTGCGGGAGTTCAAAGAGATGGTGAAAGCGCTGCACAAAGCGGGCATTGAGGTGATCCTAGATGTGGTTTACAACCATACCGGCGAGGGCAATCACCTGGGGCCAACCCTGTCGTTTCGGGGCATTGATAACGCCGTCTACTATCGCCTGGTGGACGGGGATCCCCGCTACTACATGGATTTCACTGGTTGTGGCAACTCCTTGAATGTGCGGCATCCGCAGGTCTTGAAGCTGATCATGGATAGCCTGCGCTACTGGGTGACGGAGATGCATGTGGATGGCTTCCGCTTTGATCTGGCCTCGGCGCTGGCGCGGGAACTGTTTGCGGTGGATAGCCTGGCTGCTTTTTTCGATATTGTGCATCAGGATCCCACCCTTTCCGATGTGAAGCTGATCGCCGAACCCTGGGATGTGGGGGAAGGGGGCTACCAAGTGGGCAATTTTCCGCTGCGCTGGTCGGAATGGAACGGTAAATATCGGGATACCGTGCGGGATTTTTGGCGGGGGGAAGATCAAACCTTGGCAGAATTTGCCTATCGCTTTACTGGTAGCTCCGATTTGTATCAAACCAACGGACGCACTCCCAACGCCAGCATCAACTTCATCACCGCCCATGATGGTTTTACCCTGCGGGATTTGGTCAGCTACAACGACAAGCACAACGAAGCCAACGGCGAGGACAACCGCGACGGCGAAAGCCACAATCGCTCCTGGAATTGTGGAGTAGAAGGGCCAACGACGGATCCCGAGGTGTTGACTCTGCGCAAACGGCAGCAACGTAATTTTTTGGTAACGCTCTTCCTCTCCCAAGGGGTACCGATGCTGCTGGCGGGGGATGAAATGGGCCGCTCCCAACAGGGCAACAACAACGCCTACTGCCAGGACAACGAGATTTCCTGGATCAACTGGGATTTGCCGGATGAGAACAGCTCCCTCCTCGATTTCACTCGACAACTGATCTTCTTTCGGCGGCAACATCCGGTGTTTCGGCGGCGCAAGTGGTTCCAGGGGCGCTCGATTCGGGGGGTAGCAGATATCACCTGGTTTAACCCGGATGGCGGCGAAATGACGGAAGAACAGTGGCAGGTGGGTTTTGCTAAGGCGATTGGCATTTTCCTAAACGGAGAAGGGATTGTCACCCCTGGCCCGCGGGGAGAACGGATTTTGGATGACAGTTTTCTGCTTCTGTTTAATGCCCATTACGAGCCGCTGGAGTTTGTGCTGCCAATCGGGTTGCAAGATCGCCAATGGGTGCTGGTGATCGATACCTGCAAAGCTCGCTTTGTAGAGGTGGGATCCCATTACGAGGGGGATAAACCAATTCAGGTACAGGATCGGTCGATATTGGTGTTGCGCCGCTTGTAG
- a CDS encoding AbrB family transcriptional regulator — MSDIPPQPLTGKALLQKVESLGHLPRRETAKRCGYVTLTKTNKPRVNLNEFYDAVLAAKGLSLTPGSSRDKRGREPTFRVSVHKNGQLIIGAVYTEKMQLHPGDEFEIQLGYKHIHLKQVLNGQVMEEATTTEEAPPKATRGRKKKVAEA, encoded by the coding sequence ATGTCGGATATACCACCACAACCTTTAACTGGCAAAGCTCTGCTTCAGAAGGTTGAATCCCTGGGGCATCTTCCGCGCCGGGAAACGGCGAAGCGATGTGGCTATGTAACCCTAACCAAGACCAACAAGCCTCGTGTCAACTTAAATGAGTTTTATGATGCGGTGTTGGCGGCAAAAGGTCTGAGTCTTACTCCCGGTTCCAGCCGGGACAAGCGGGGGCGTGAGCCAACCTTTCGGGTCAGTGTTCACAAAAATGGTCAACTGATCATTGGGGCAGTTTACACCGAAAAAATGCAGCTTCATCCGGGTGATGAGTTTGAGATTCAGTTGGGTTACAAGCATATTCACCTCAAGCAAGTCTTGAATGGTCAGGTGATGGAGGAGGCAACCACAACGGAAGAAGCTCCTCCCAAAGCAACCCGAGGCCGCAAGAAAAAAGTAGCTGAGGCTTGA
- a CDS encoding 1-acyl-sn-glycerol-3-phosphate acyltransferase, producing MQQTVQPPLKFLPPRLTPWVVSFVQTCLPFWLWFSKGIPRVEVEGGERLVRLYEQFEAGKVRLLVAFRHPTLDDPPCLMYLFSHLLPQVAQQQGIRFRRRPHVLFVYDRGLPLWLGSLAAWGLPRLGGIPILRGRLDRAGLKSSREQFVSGQYPLAVAPEGAVNGLSGFLNPLEPGVAQMGFWAVEDLRKAERPEQVLILPVGLRYYYLRDPRAALDKLLSRMEADCKLPPVKSAHTSQEFLLARILRLGEHLIQVMQRFYERFYVPALPNTDLANVGKAPAEDLELLARLQSLSDLALRVAEQHFGLQPQGDLIERRHRIEQAGWAWIYREDIPDISSLSALELGLANRVASEASFHLWHMRLVETLMVFAVRPVPEQPSLQGLAETALRLWNLLAWIKGKNPAELAPPNLGPRLARFSIGDPLSVSERWPLYQANRRQAVQTLTQDLQAEMERLLKGKPYPQEVVTG from the coding sequence ATGCAGCAAACGGTTCAGCCTCCCCTCAAGTTTTTGCCACCGCGATTAACCCCGTGGGTGGTAAGTTTTGTGCAAACCTGTTTACCCTTTTGGCTGTGGTTCTCCAAAGGGATCCCACGGGTTGAGGTGGAAGGGGGTGAGAGATTGGTTCGGCTGTATGAGCAATTTGAGGCGGGCAAAGTTCGCCTGTTGGTGGCGTTTCGTCATCCCACACTTGACGATCCCCCCTGTTTGATGTACTTGTTTTCTCATCTCTTGCCGCAGGTGGCCCAGCAACAGGGGATCCGTTTTCGGCGCCGTCCGCATGTTTTGTTTGTCTACGACCGGGGTTTGCCTCTATGGTTGGGATCCCTGGCCGCCTGGGGATTACCCCGTTTGGGAGGGATCCCGATTTTGCGGGGCCGATTGGATCGCGCTGGCCTGAAAAGTTCTCGGGAGCAGTTTGTCTCGGGGCAGTATCCCTTAGCGGTAGCGCCCGAAGGGGCCGTAAATGGACTGAGTGGTTTTCTCAACCCCCTAGAACCGGGAGTGGCCCAGATGGGTTTCTGGGCCGTAGAGGATCTGCGTAAAGCGGAGCGTCCAGAACAGGTTCTGATCCTGCCCGTGGGCCTTCGCTACTATTACCTAAGGGATCCCCGTGCTGCTCTGGATAAACTGCTGAGCCGCATGGAAGCAGACTGTAAGCTCCCGCCGGTCAAATCGGCCCATACCAGCCAAGAGTTCCTACTGGCTCGCATCCTGCGCTTGGGAGAACACCTGATCCAGGTGATGCAACGCTTCTATGAGCGTTTTTACGTCCCTGCCCTCCCCAATACCGATCTAGCTAATGTAGGCAAAGCTCCAGCAGAAGATCTCGAGCTGTTGGCGCGTCTACAGAGCTTATCGGACCTAGCCCTGCGCGTGGCAGAACAGCATTTTGGCCTGCAACCTCAAGGGGATTTAATTGAGCGGCGACACCGCATTGAACAGGCGGGATGGGCTTGGATCTATCGGGAAGATATTCCTGATATTTCCTCCCTCTCAGCCTTGGAGCTGGGTTTGGCCAACCGAGTTGCTTCTGAGGCTAGTTTTCACCTCTGGCACATGCGCCTTGTGGAAACCCTGATGGTGTTTGCGGTGCGCCCAGTACCGGAACAACCCAGCCTACAAGGATTGGCAGAAACGGCTCTGCGCCTTTGGAATCTGCTGGCCTGGATTAAGGGAAAAAACCCCGCCGAATTGGCTCCTCCCAACTTAGGACCGCGGTTGGCTCGCTTTAGCATTGGGGATCCCCTCTCGGTTTCAGAGCGCTGGCCCCTTTACCAAGCCAACCGCCGCCAAGCCGTGCAAACCCTGACCCAAGATCTGCAAGCGGAAATGGAGCGACTCTTGAAAGGGAAACCCTACCCGCAAGAGGTCGTAACCGGTTAA
- a CDS encoding undecaprenyl-diphosphate phosphatase: protein MADIWYPNWWQALILGMVQGLTEFIPISSTAHLRVFPALVGWPDAGASFTAVIQLGSLLAVLIYFASDLRQLLLASWNAWQKRDFHQEAWRLLVGILVGTLPIVVVGLAIKVIWGSPPRQLWVIAAAAIGLALLLGWAEQTGKRERDVHSLGIWDGIWVGLAQTLALIPGVSRSGATITAGLFLNLQRSVAARYSFLLGIPALFLAGGLEFISDFEVEALLSQAVGTVSAFVFSYLSIDWLLQFLQRSSTWLFIFYRIGFGLFIVLGLTLGFLRP, encoded by the coding sequence TTGGCTGACATTTGGTATCCCAACTGGTGGCAGGCCCTCATTTTGGGTATGGTGCAGGGGCTGACCGAGTTTATTCCGATTAGCAGTACCGCCCATCTGCGGGTCTTTCCGGCCTTGGTGGGATGGCCGGATGCAGGCGCCTCCTTTACTGCGGTGATCCAGTTGGGCAGTTTGCTGGCGGTGTTGATCTACTTTGCCTCCGACTTGCGACAACTCCTCCTAGCCTCTTGGAACGCCTGGCAAAAGCGAGACTTTCATCAGGAAGCATGGCGGCTCTTGGTCGGGATCCTGGTGGGAACATTGCCGATTGTGGTGGTGGGGTTAGCGATCAAGGTGATCTGGGGATCCCCGCCACGTCAGTTGTGGGTGATTGCCGCAGCCGCCATTGGTCTGGCCCTGCTGTTGGGGTGGGCAGAACAGACGGGTAAACGAGAGCGGGATGTTCATAGCCTCGGCATTTGGGATGGGATCTGGGTGGGGTTGGCCCAAACGTTGGCTCTGATTCCAGGAGTTTCTCGGTCGGGAGCCACCATTACTGCCGGGTTGTTCCTCAATTTGCAGCGTTCTGTGGCCGCTCGTTATTCTTTCTTGTTGGGGATCCCAGCTTTGTTTTTGGCGGGAGGGCTGGAATTTATCTCGGATTTTGAGGTGGAGGCTTTGCTGTCGCAAGCGGTGGGCACTGTCTCTGCGTTTGTCTTTTCTTATCTCTCGATCGATTGGTTGCTTCAGTTTTTGCAGCGCAGCAGCACCTGGCTGTTCATCTTTTACCGGATTGGCTTTGGCTTGTTTATTGTCTTGGGCCTGACACTAGGATTCTTAAGACCCTAA